The DNA region AAGCGCGGGATAAAGATGCCCGCCCGTTCCGCCGCCGGCAAACGCAACCCGCATTAGGGGTTGAGTCGCCGATGCCGGCCGACGTTGATGATCAACGCGACCGCAATCAGCGACACGATCAGCGAGCTGCCGCCGAACGAAATGAACGGAAGCGGTACGCCCGTCACCGGCCAGGATGACGTAACGACCGCGATGTTGACGAAGGCTTGAATCACAATCATGGCGGCGCAGCCCGTTGCCAAGAAGAATCCGAAGCGATCGGGTGCGGCGATCGCAATGCGGATAGACCGGTAGGCAAGCGTCCCGAACAGAATCAGCACCGTTGCCGTGCCGATCAGCCCGAGCTCTTCACCCAGCACCGAGAAGATGAAATCCGTGTACTGCTCGGGCAGATAGAAGAACTTCGCGCGCGATTCTCCCAAACCGACGCCGAACAGCCCGCCGCTGCCCAGTGCGAGCAGCGACTGCACGATGTGAAAGCCGGTGTTCTGCGCGTCTTTAAATGGATGCAAGAACGCCAGCATGCGCGCGCGTTTGTACGGGCTGCTCATAATCGCGATCGCCACCGGCGGGACGGTGACCGCAACGACCATCAGCAGATGTTCTATGCGGGCGCCCGCGGCGAAGAACATCGCAAACGCGGTGAAGATAATTAAGCTCGACGTCCCGATGTCCGGCTCTATCAGCACGAGCATCGCCGTCAAGAAGACCGGCACGCACAGCGGCGCCAGTCCCCGCGTCAACGAGGTGATGCGATCGCCGCGGCTTGCCAGCGCCGCGGAAAGGTAGATGACCAGACCAAGCTTGGCAAACTCCGACGGCTGGAGCGAGAACGCTCCGGCGCCGATCCACCGGCGCGCGCCCGAGACCGTCATGCCGATGTGCGGCACAAACACCGTCAGCAGCCCCGCGATGCACAAGAGCAGCGCGTATGGCGCGAACGCGCGCAGCTTGCGGTAATCGATCCGGTAGGCCCAATATGCGAGGAACAGGCCGACAACCAAATAGATTGCCTGGCGCTTCACATAGTATGCCGTGTCGTGATGATCGGCGTACGCTTGTGCGCTCGAGGCGCTGAAGATCATCACCAAGCCGATCGCGACCAGACTCGTGACCGCAATAAAGAGCCACGTGTCGGGAGGCGAGGCGACGTATGAACGCGGCAGTTCCTGAGCGCGCTCGGCGCGTTTCGCTGCGGCAGACTTCATCGGGCGGGACTTCCCAAGACGGCGTCGGTAAACTTGCGCCCGCGATCTTCAGCCGATTCGAACATGTCGAACGACGCGCAGGCCGGCGAGAGAAGCACGACGTCGCCCGGCTTCGCCAGCGCTTGAGCCCGCCGCACGGCGTCTTCCATTGAATTCGCGCGCTCGGTCGGAATGCGATAGACGTGCGCCGCGATGTCGTCGGCGGCTTCGCCAATCACAATGAGGGCGCGCGCCCGTTCGTCGATGATCCGGCCGAGTTCGGTGAAGTCCGTGTTCTTCGGTTTGCCGCCGGCGATCAGCACGATCGGTTTGTCGTACGAGCGTAAGGCCGCGATGACGGCGCCCGGGTTCGTGGCTTTCGAATCGTCCACATAGAGCACACCGTCCACGTCGCCAACGGGTTGCAAACGGTGATCCATCGGATTAAACGATCGGATCGCTTCGCGAAGCGAACGCGGTTCGAGTCCGGCCGCCAGCGCTGCCAGCGATGCCGCCATGACGTTTTGGACGTTGTGCACGCCCGCGAGCGCAATGTCGTCGCGGCGCGCGATCTCGAGCGGCCGGGGATCGCCGGTTACCGGCGAGTACATCAGCGATTCGCCGCGCAGATACATCGTCGCGCGGCGGCTGTCGTCACCCAGCGTGAACCAGAGCTGCTTGGCGCGAATGCGCGCTTCGCCGGTATGCCAGTGCAGTGCGGCGAGCCGCTCGTCGTCCAGGTTTCCGATAAAAGCGTCGTGCTCGTTTTGGTTGGCGAATATCCGGTATTTCGCTTCGATATACTCGTCCATCGAATGATAGCGATCTAAGTGATCGGGCGAGATATTTAGAATCGTCGAGACGCGGGGCCGGAATGAGCGAATCGTTTCCAATTGGAACGAGGAGACTTCTGCAACGACCCAACTCTCGGCCGGCGCTCCGACAACTTCGCGAATGAGCGGATTACCGATGTTGCCGCCGACGCGCACGTCCTTGCCCGCCGCTCGCAAG from Candidatus Rubrimentiphilum sp. includes:
- the murD gene encoding UDP-N-acetylmuramoyl-L-alanine--D-glutamate ligase, whose product is MNFAGGEKILVIGLGRSGQAVVEVLRARGAEIFATDEKPRAEIAGAVAQIETLGAKFVPPENLAGLTDLACAVLSPGVPLNGELVRRIQSADVPVFSEIEVAYRLCKAPIIAITGTKGKSTTAALTGHLLRAAGKDVRVGGNIGNPLIREVVGAPAESWVVAEVSSFQLETIRSFRPRVSTILNISPDHLDRYHSMDEYIEAKYRIFANQNEHDAFIGNLDDERLAALHWHTGEARIRAKQLWFTLGDDSRRATMYLRGESLMYSPVTGDPRPLEIARRDDIALAGVHNVQNVMAASLAALAAGLEPRSLREAIRSFNPMDHRLQPVGDVDGVLYVDDSKATNPGAVIAALRSYDKPIVLIAGGKPKNTDFTELGRIIDERARALIVIGEAADDIAAHVYRIPTERANSMEDAVRRAQALAKPGDVVLLSPACASFDMFESAEDRGRKFTDAVLGSPAR
- the ftsW gene encoding putative lipid II flippase FtsW, whose amino-acid sequence is MKSAAAKRAERAQELPRSYVASPPDTWLFIAVTSLVAIGLVMIFSASSAQAYADHHDTAYYVKRQAIYLVVGLFLAYWAYRIDYRKLRAFAPYALLLCIAGLLTVFVPHIGMTVSGARRWIGAGAFSLQPSEFAKLGLVIYLSAALASRGDRITSLTRGLAPLCVPVFLTAMLVLIEPDIGTSSLIIFTAFAMFFAAGARIEHLLMVVAVTVPPVAIAIMSSPYKRARMLAFLHPFKDAQNTGFHIVQSLLALGSGGLFGVGLGESRAKFFYLPEQYTDFIFSVLGEELGLIGTATVLILFGTLAYRSIRIAIAAPDRFGFFLATGCAAMIVIQAFVNIAVVTSSWPVTGVPLPFISFGGSSLIVSLIAVALIINVGRHRRLNP